A segment of the Yersinia rochesterensis genome:
TAAGTGATGGCAGCCAACACCGCTGCAACTTGAAAGATGACGGGGATACTGTGAAGTTGAGCACCACCGGTGCTCAACTTACCCCACCAGCGAATAGCCGCAACTTGTTAGAAACACTTGAACACCATCAGGTACAAATCGAATACCAATGCCGCTCCGGTTATTGCGGTTCTTGTCGCCTGCGTTTGCTCAAAGGCGAAGTCTGCTATTCGCAGCAACCTTTAGCGTTTATTCAAGCCGGCGAGATTCTGCCCTGTTGCTGTCAGCCAAAGGGCGATATTGAAATCGAACTTTAATATTCCCGTCATACTTCAAGCTGCAGGGGTGTTGGCTGCCTTCGTTCACCCCAGTCACTTACCAGTATAAGCTCCCGGGGGTTTGCTCAGTTGCCGCCTTCCTGCAACTCGAATTATTTAGGGCATAAAGGAATCTTCCCTCGAATCGGATTTCACCTATAATCAGCTAGTTGAATAGATGATATTTTTGCATCTGGAATCAAAATCATAGGGACAAAAGATGAAAAGACTGTCAATCGCAATAACTAGTCTGTTAATGGCAGCATCGGCCAGCACTATTGCCGCTACAGAGCCGCCGCTTAATCAGCAACAGCCGTTAGAGAAGATTGCGCCTTATCCGGCGGCAGAAAAAGGCATGAGCCGCCAGGTCATTTTCCTCGATCCACAAGAAGATGAAAACAATTTCAAAGTTGAATTACTGATCGGCAAAACTATTGAAGTTGACT
Coding sequences within it:
- the yfaE gene encoding class I ribonucleotide reductase maintenance protein YfaE; its protein translation is MTWVSDGSQHRCNLKDDGDTVKLSTTGAQLTPPANSRNLLETLEHHQVQIEYQCRSGYCGSCRLRLLKGEVCYSQQPLAFIQAGEILPCCCQPKGDIEIEL